One Rhea pennata isolate bPtePen1 chromosome 3, bPtePen1.pri, whole genome shotgun sequence DNA segment encodes these proteins:
- the ACP1 gene encoding low molecular weight phosphotyrosine protein phosphatase isoform X2 — MAAGEVKSVLFVCLGNICRSPIAEAVFRKLVTDEKIENKWMTDSAAVSDWNVGRCPDARALSCLRNHGIETAHKARQITKEDFQTFDYILCMDESNLRDLKRKSNQVKDCKATIELLGTYDPQKQLIIEDPYYGNEKDFETVYEQCVRCCKAFLEKPH; from the exons GAAACATTTGTCGCTCTCCAATAGCTGAAGCAGTTTTTAGAAAACTTGTAACtgatgaaaaaattgaaaataag TGGATGACAGAcagtgctgctgtttcagaCTGGAACGTGGGGCGCTGCCCAGATGCAAGGGCTTTAAGCTGTCTAAGAAATCATGGCATTGAGACAGCCCATAAGGCACGGCAG ATTACTAAAGAAGATTTCCAGACCTTTGATTATATACTTTGTATGGATGAAAGCAATCTAAG agatctgaaaaggaaaagcaaccaAGTTAAAGACTGCAAGGCTACAATTGAACTACTTGGGACTTATGATCCACAGAAACAACTTATTATTGAAGATCCTTACTAT GGGAATGAAAAGGACTTTGAAACTGTTTACGAGCAGTGTGTTAGATGCTGTAAAGCATTTTTGGAAAAGCCTCATTAA
- the ACP1 gene encoding low molecular weight phosphotyrosine protein phosphatase isoform X1, with product MAAGEVKSVLFVCLGNICRSPIAEAVFRKLVTDEKIENKWRIDSAATSTYEIGNPPDYRGQTCMRKHGITMNHIARQITKEDFQTFDYILCMDESNLRDLKRKSNQVKDCKATIELLGTYDPQKQLIIEDPYYGNEKDFETVYEQCVRCCKAFLEKPH from the exons GAAACATTTGTCGCTCTCCAATAGCTGAAGCAGTTTTTAGAAAACTTGTAACtgatgaaaaaattgaaaataag tggAGGATAGACAGTGCAGCAACATCTACCTATGAAATAGGAAACCCTCCTGACTATCGAGGACAGACTTGCATGAGGAAGCACGGCATTACCATGAATCATATTGCCAGGCAG ATTACTAAAGAAGATTTCCAGACCTTTGATTATATACTTTGTATGGATGAAAGCAATCTAAG agatctgaaaaggaaaagcaaccaAGTTAAAGACTGCAAGGCTACAATTGAACTACTTGGGACTTATGATCCACAGAAACAACTTATTATTGAAGATCCTTACTAT GGGAATGAAAAGGACTTTGAAACTGTTTACGAGCAGTGTGTTAGATGCTGTAAAGCATTTTTGGAAAAGCCTCATTAA